A stretch of Anaeromyxobacter dehalogenans 2CP-1 DNA encodes these proteins:
- a CDS encoding carboxypeptidase-like regulatory domain-containing protein: MILAAVAAGALASACGGGSGSDAGSAADAARSAATGVTGTVRDTAGAPIAGAVVSDGQRSATSGSDGSYALAERAGTVTLTASRAGYASATQTVGVPKRGAVQVDWALAPTAPPPPSGGAVRVFANNDLGMHCVDRSFAVFSILPPYNVVNAQVVALQASGKPVLLDASQVDLRYAAIADATGSINSTSKGKTDFWTYAATLYGAALPEGAGLMGLWMPADAPDARGTTLSWDAGLGLFHAPGIPILPIDDAGRTNPYPLLRFSAYDKAGTALAATDVVLPVSDETSCQNCHATGKVAAAEPGIAWSADPDLEAQARQNVLALHDAEHGTALRQQAPVLCASCHYSPALDLAGTGPSPQQALHPTMSSVMHGFHADKVAGLWDAPVPVGGTIPPAAQQACYQCHPGAQTQCLRGAMSSKLACQNCHGDMAAVGGAIPLLAGGSVDGTGDGASRRPWRDEPRCQSCHANDAVSKTTLASAPPLAADGLRFNEGFRAGDPSASPILASNRRFAEEPGKLYRHSKGHGGLACEACHGSTHAIWSGNANDDVAATQLQGHAGTVGECSTCHLSPPTMGLGGPHGMHPVGDAWVRAHGAVAEADLTACQACHGTDYRGTVLSRMFATRTLMGRTLTAGTPVGCFHCHNGP, translated from the coding sequence ATGATCTTGGCCGCGGTCGCGGCGGGCGCGCTCGCGTCCGCCTGCGGCGGCGGCTCCGGCTCGGATGCGGGCAGCGCCGCCGACGCAGCCAGGAGCGCGGCCACCGGCGTCACCGGGACGGTCCGCGACACCGCCGGCGCGCCGATCGCTGGCGCCGTGGTGAGCGACGGCCAGCGCTCCGCCACGAGCGGATCCGACGGCTCCTACGCGCTCGCCGAGCGCGCGGGCACCGTCACGCTGACCGCCTCCAGGGCGGGCTACGCCAGCGCGACGCAGACGGTCGGCGTTCCGAAGCGCGGCGCCGTGCAGGTGGACTGGGCGCTCGCGCCCACCGCGCCGCCGCCGCCGTCGGGCGGCGCGGTCCGCGTGTTCGCGAACAACGATCTCGGGATGCACTGCGTGGACCGGAGCTTCGCGGTGTTCTCGATCCTGCCCCCGTACAACGTGGTGAACGCGCAGGTGGTCGCGCTCCAGGCGAGCGGCAAGCCGGTGCTCCTCGACGCCTCGCAGGTGGACCTGCGCTACGCGGCGATCGCGGACGCGACCGGCTCCATCAACTCCACGAGCAAGGGCAAGACCGACTTCTGGACCTACGCGGCCACGCTGTACGGCGCCGCCCTGCCGGAGGGCGCCGGCCTGATGGGCCTGTGGATGCCGGCCGACGCGCCGGACGCGCGCGGCACCACGCTGTCCTGGGACGCCGGCCTGGGCCTGTTCCACGCGCCGGGCATCCCCATCCTGCCGATCGACGACGCCGGGCGGACCAACCCCTACCCGCTCCTGCGCTTCTCCGCGTACGACAAGGCCGGCACCGCGCTCGCCGCCACCGACGTGGTGCTGCCGGTCTCCGACGAGACCTCCTGCCAGAACTGCCACGCGACCGGCAAGGTGGCCGCGGCGGAGCCGGGGATCGCCTGGTCCGCGGACCCCGACCTGGAGGCGCAGGCGCGCCAGAACGTGCTCGCGCTCCACGACGCGGAGCACGGCACCGCGCTCCGGCAGCAGGCGCCGGTGCTCTGCGCCTCGTGCCACTACTCGCCCGCGCTCGACCTCGCCGGCACGGGGCCCTCGCCGCAGCAGGCGCTGCACCCGACCATGTCGAGCGTGATGCACGGCTTCCACGCCGACAAGGTGGCCGGGCTGTGGGACGCGCCCGTCCCGGTGGGCGGCACGATCCCGCCCGCGGCGCAGCAGGCCTGCTACCAGTGCCACCCCGGCGCGCAGACGCAGTGCCTGCGCGGCGCCATGAGCTCGAAGCTCGCCTGCCAGAACTGCCACGGCGACATGGCCGCCGTGGGCGGCGCGATCCCGCTCCTCGCGGGCGGCAGCGTCGACGGGACCGGCGACGGCGCCTCCCGCCGCCCGTGGAGGGACGAGCCGAGGTGCCAGAGCTGCCACGCGAACGACGCGGTCTCGAAGACCACGCTGGCGAGCGCGCCGCCGCTCGCGGCGGACGGGCTGCGCTTCAACGAGGGGTTCCGCGCGGGCGATCCCTCCGCGTCGCCCATCCTGGCCTCGAACCGGCGCTTCGCCGAGGAGCCGGGCAAGCTGTACCGGCACAGCAAGGGCCACGGCGGGCTCGCCTGCGAGGCGTGCCACGGCAGCACGCACGCGATCTGGTCCGGCAACGCGAACGACGACGTGGCCGCCACCCAGCTGCAGGGCCACGCCGGCACGGTGGGCGAGTGCAGCACCTGCCACCTGTCGCCGCCGACCATGGGCCTGGGCGGCCCACACGGCATG
- the pgaB gene encoding poly-beta-1,6-N-acetyl-D-glucosamine N-deacetylase PgaB, with amino-acid sequence MTLRPVSLPAAAALLLAAAALPASRTLAATEEELTILSYHEVADRAEALVPQYAVSPTAFLRQMDWLRNHGYRFVSVDDLLAAREGRRPLPPKAVLVTFDDAYQSVYRNAWPVLKMFRIPAVINVVAGWLEEKGTVDFDGKKLPRERLLSWSELRELAASGLVEVGSHSFDLHKGILGNPQGNLEPAGTTRRYDAGARRYEDEATYRRRVQADLERSVALIRRNTGRAPRVVAWPYGRYNATTRETAERLGMRVGLTLDDGANTRDTPLWGLRRILVEGGMALWDVEREIAIRNADLSDNDRPQKVMHVDLDYVYDPDPAQQERNLGHLLDRIAAMGVNAVYLQAFSDPDGNGSADAVYFPSRRMPMRADLFNRVAWQIRTRTPVKRLYAWMPLLAWELPKGDPAAQDQVVTLAGDRTDRVNMGYHRLSPFSARAREAIRELYQDLARSAPFDGLLFHDDATLSDYEDASPAALAQYRAWSLPGSIEEIRRSDDLLGRWTILKINAIDDLAMEAAAAVRAQQPALVVARNLYARVALNPRAEVWYSQALDNSIARYDFTAIMAMPYMEKAADHAAFFHELVRAVEYRDAMKKVVFELQAVDWRDGNKPIPSRELAETIRSLYAMGVMHVGYYPDALFAGQPDPRVLKPVLDSKPNAPAVR; translated from the coding sequence ATGACCCTGCGACCCGTGTCACTCCCCGCCGCCGCGGCGCTGCTGCTCGCCGCCGCCGCGCTGCCCGCCTCGCGGACCCTCGCGGCGACCGAGGAGGAGCTGACCATCCTCAGCTATCACGAGGTGGCGGATCGCGCGGAGGCGCTGGTCCCGCAGTACGCCGTCTCGCCGACCGCCTTCCTGCGGCAGATGGACTGGCTCCGCAACCACGGCTACCGCTTCGTCTCGGTGGACGACCTGCTGGCGGCGCGCGAGGGGCGCCGGCCGCTGCCGCCGAAGGCGGTGCTCGTCACCTTCGACGACGCGTACCAGTCGGTCTACCGGAACGCCTGGCCGGTCCTGAAGATGTTCCGCATCCCGGCGGTCATCAACGTGGTGGCCGGGTGGCTCGAGGAGAAGGGGACCGTCGACTTCGACGGCAAGAAGCTGCCGCGGGAGCGGCTCCTCTCCTGGAGCGAGCTGCGCGAGCTCGCCGCCAGCGGCCTGGTCGAGGTGGGCAGCCACAGCTTCGACCTGCACAAGGGCATCCTGGGCAATCCGCAGGGCAACCTGGAGCCGGCCGGGACCACGCGACGCTACGACGCGGGCGCGCGGCGCTACGAGGACGAGGCCACCTATCGCCGGCGCGTCCAGGCGGACCTGGAGCGCAGCGTGGCGCTCATCCGGCGCAACACCGGCCGGGCGCCGCGCGTCGTCGCCTGGCCCTACGGGCGCTACAACGCGACCACGCGGGAGACCGCCGAGCGGCTCGGGATGCGCGTCGGCCTGACGCTGGACGACGGCGCGAACACCCGCGACACGCCGCTGTGGGGCCTGCGCCGCATCCTGGTCGAGGGCGGGATGGCGCTCTGGGACGTCGAGCGCGAGATCGCCATCCGCAACGCGGACCTCTCCGACAACGACCGCCCGCAGAAGGTCATGCACGTGGACCTGGACTACGTGTACGACCCGGATCCGGCGCAGCAGGAGCGCAACCTCGGTCACCTGCTCGACCGCATCGCCGCCATGGGCGTGAACGCGGTCTACCTGCAGGCGTTCTCGGACCCGGACGGCAACGGCTCGGCGGACGCGGTGTACTTCCCGTCCCGCCGCATGCCGATGCGCGCCGACCTGTTCAACCGGGTGGCCTGGCAGATCCGGACGCGCACGCCGGTGAAGCGGCTGTACGCGTGGATGCCGCTGCTGGCGTGGGAGCTGCCGAAGGGCGACCCGGCCGCGCAGGACCAGGTGGTGACGCTGGCCGGCGACCGCACCGACCGCGTGAACATGGGCTACCACCGGCTCTCGCCGTTCTCGGCGCGGGCGCGCGAGGCGATCCGCGAGCTGTACCAGGACCTGGCGCGCTCGGCCCCGTTCGACGGGCTGCTCTTCCACGACGACGCCACGCTCTCCGACTACGAGGACGCCAGCCCCGCGGCGCTGGCGCAGTACCGGGCCTGGAGCCTGCCCGGGAGCATCGAGGAGATCCGCCGGAGCGACGACCTGCTGGGCCGGTGGACCATCCTCAAGATCAACGCCATCGACGACCTCGCCATGGAGGCCGCCGCGGCGGTGCGCGCGCAGCAGCCCGCGCTGGTGGTGGCGCGCAACCTCTACGCGCGGGTGGCGCTCAACCCCAGGGCGGAGGTCTGGTACTCGCAGGCGCTCGACAACTCCATCGCCCGCTACGACTTCACCGCCATCATGGCCATGCCGTACATGGAGAAGGCCGCCGATCACGCCGCCTTCTTCCACGAGCTGGTGCGCGCGGTCGAGTACCGCGACGCGATGAAGAAGGTCGTGTTCGAGCTGCAGGCGGTGGACTGGCGCGACGGCAACAAGCCCATCCCCAGCCGCGAGCTCGCCGAGACCATCCGCTCGCTCTACGCGATGGGCGTCATGCACGTCGGCTACTACCCCGACGCGCTGTTCGCCGGGCAGCCCGATCCGCGGGTCCTGAAGCCGGTGCTCGACTCGAAGCCGAACGCTCCCGCGGTTCGCTGA